From Streptomyces chrestomyceticus JCM 4735, one genomic window encodes:
- a CDS encoding MFS transporter, translating to MGHFRLLVVGNAVSAYGSYLNMVALNVFVYQVTGSALTAGLFMAVRLITSVLSGFVSGRLVSRYDRKRLMVCADLTQAVALALLLLAPDGARVALLFALAVVTGACSTLSQVALRSSVPEIVGADLRTRANGLLVTGRSLAMIAGFASAGVVVAEFGYTTAFVLDAITFTVSATVLFLLPIRTRAVAEESTADGAAADDAGTGRWASFALLKAAPLLAVMVAVRAADGLGSSSHNVALPIYSSALDPSHPATFISQFWATWAIGNIVAQQVCSRRTGKTGWSPGERAFALGSIVMSAAFIVVFSGLPAVPAAAAALVAGMADGFTEIAYVSRLQAAPDEQRGRLFGLSASAENSGFGLGMIVSAALLERFSPLQVVSAFQGLAIVLCVALLVVLARGRSLFPDQPPARESGGPASGREVSSAAEGGTS from the coding sequence GTGGGGCACTTCCGGCTGCTCGTCGTCGGCAATGCCGTCTCGGCGTACGGCAGTTACCTGAACATGGTGGCGCTGAACGTCTTCGTCTACCAGGTCACGGGCAGCGCGCTGACCGCCGGCCTGTTCATGGCGGTACGGCTGATCACCAGCGTACTGTCGGGTTTCGTCAGCGGCCGGCTGGTCTCGCGTTACGACCGCAAACGGCTGATGGTGTGCGCGGACCTCACCCAGGCGGTGGCCCTGGCGCTGCTGCTCCTGGCACCCGACGGAGCGCGCGTGGCCCTGCTGTTCGCGCTCGCCGTGGTGACCGGCGCCTGCTCGACCCTCTCCCAGGTGGCGCTGCGCAGCAGCGTCCCGGAGATCGTCGGCGCCGATCTGCGGACCAGGGCCAACGGCCTGCTGGTCACCGGCCGTTCACTGGCCATGATCGCCGGTTTCGCCTCGGCGGGCGTGGTCGTCGCGGAGTTCGGCTACACCACCGCCTTCGTGCTGGACGCCATCACCTTCACGGTCTCCGCGACGGTCCTCTTCCTGCTGCCCATCCGTACCCGGGCCGTGGCCGAGGAGAGCACGGCCGACGGCGCCGCGGCGGACGACGCGGGCACCGGCCGCTGGGCCTCCTTCGCGCTGCTGAAGGCGGCGCCGCTGCTGGCGGTCATGGTCGCGGTCCGCGCGGCCGACGGCCTCGGCTCGTCGTCGCACAACGTGGCCCTGCCCATCTACTCCAGCGCCCTGGACCCTTCGCATCCGGCAACGTTCATCAGCCAGTTCTGGGCGACCTGGGCGATCGGCAACATCGTGGCGCAGCAGGTGTGCTCCCGGCGTACCGGCAAGACCGGCTGGTCGCCGGGGGAGCGCGCCTTCGCACTCGGCTCCATCGTGATGTCGGCGGCGTTCATCGTGGTCTTCAGCGGACTGCCGGCCGTTCCGGCCGCGGCCGCCGCGCTCGTCGCCGGCATGGCCGACGGGTTCACGGAGATCGCGTACGTCTCCCGGCTGCAGGCCGCCCCCGACGAGCAGCGCGGACGCCTCTTCGGCCTCTCCGCGTCGGCCGAGAACAGCGGTTTCGGCCTCGGCATGATCGTCAGCGCGGCGTTGCTGGAGCGCTTCTCGCCCCTTCAAGTGGTCAGCGCGTTCCAGGGCCTGGCCATCGTCCTGTGCGTCGCCCTGCTCGTCGTGCTGGCCAGGGGACGCTCCCTGTTCCCTGACCAACCACCGGCCCGGGAGAGCGGCGGCCCGGCGTCCGGCCGCGAGGTCTCCTCCGCCGCGGAGGGCGGCACCTCATGA
- a CDS encoding response regulator transcription factor, which yields MSDHSAPTMPPLLSPREREVLSHIAEGLTYDQTARRLGISVHTVSTYLRRIRAKHPAPTLAHLVRLQLAQNSG from the coding sequence ATGTCGGACCACAGCGCGCCCACCATGCCGCCGCTGCTGTCCCCCCGGGAGCGAGAGGTACTGTCGCACATCGCCGAGGGCCTGACATACGACCAGACGGCCAGGCGACTGGGCATCAGTGTCCATACGGTCAGCACCTACTTGCGCCGTATACGGGCCAAGCACCCGGCTCCGACCCTCGCTCATCTCGTACGTCTCCAGTTGGCGCAGAACAGCGGCTGA
- a CDS encoding polyprenyl synthetase family protein, with the protein MRRIRTADDQGTDQARAVDADVAGAVERVLDEVLGARLAEAAAADALFGRDIAERVARFTLGGGKRLRGRFVWWGLRVCGGGGETAGAALRLAAALELVQTCALVHDDVMDGAELRRGRPALHAEVRGQYAQQSGQERPVRSAETFGRSVETAGRFTETSGRSAETSGRSAESFGRSAAILAGDLALAWADDTVMDTSFPASARSAVHALWRTMRTEMVAGQYLDLHGQVTACRSPARAVRTARLKSARYSVERPLLMALAGADDRTAGALRSAGRCAGLAFQLHDDLLGVFGDPEKTGKPSGDDIREGKPTYLTTVARARAEAAGDDGALGVLDAALGDPDLSAAAVDRVRDVFVSTGARAALEDKIETLADRSTAYLAGLRTADPAALRHLHALLRATAGARPHAPPGGSPVTVPVVAARAGER; encoded by the coding sequence ATGCGCCGTATCCGGACAGCGGACGACCAGGGAACGGATCAGGCCCGGGCGGTGGACGCGGATGTCGCGGGCGCCGTCGAACGGGTGCTGGACGAGGTGCTCGGCGCCCGGCTCGCCGAAGCCGCGGCGGCCGACGCCCTGTTCGGCCGGGACATCGCCGAACGCGTCGCGCGCTTCACGCTGGGCGGCGGCAAGCGGCTGCGCGGCCGGTTCGTGTGGTGGGGCCTGCGGGTCTGCGGGGGCGGCGGTGAGACGGCGGGCGCCGCGCTGCGGCTGGCCGCCGCGCTCGAACTCGTCCAGACCTGCGCGCTGGTGCACGACGACGTGATGGACGGCGCCGAGCTGCGCAGGGGCAGGCCCGCTCTGCACGCGGAGGTGCGGGGGCAGTACGCCCAACAGTCCGGCCAGGAGCGGCCCGTTCGGTCGGCGGAAACGTTCGGCCGGTCGGTGGAGACAGCGGGCCGGTTCACGGAGACATCGGGCCGCTCCGCGGAGACGTCCGGCCGGTCCGCGGAATCGTTCGGCCGGTCCGCGGCGATCCTGGCCGGTGACCTCGCGCTGGCCTGGGCCGACGACACCGTTATGGACACCTCCTTCCCCGCCTCCGCGCGGTCCGCGGTACACGCCCTGTGGCGGACCATGCGGACCGAGATGGTCGCCGGCCAGTACCTCGACCTGCACGGCCAGGTCACCGCGTGCCGCTCCCCCGCCCGCGCGGTCCGCACCGCCCGTCTCAAAAGTGCCCGCTACTCGGTCGAACGGCCGCTCCTGATGGCCCTGGCCGGCGCCGACGACCGGACCGCCGGCGCGCTGCGCTCGGCGGGCCGCTGCGCCGGGCTCGCCTTCCAACTCCACGACGACCTGCTGGGGGTGTTCGGTGACCCGGAGAAGACCGGGAAACCGTCCGGTGACGACATTCGCGAAGGCAAGCCGACCTACCTCACCACGGTCGCCCGCGCCCGGGCGGAAGCCGCCGGTGACGACGGGGCCCTCGGCGTCCTCGACGCGGCACTGGGCGACCCGGACCTCTCCGCCGCCGCCGTGGACCGCGTACGGGACGTGTTCGTCTCGACCGGGGCCCGCGCCGCCCTGGAGGACAAGATCGAGACCCTCGCCGACCGGAGTACGGCGTACCTGGCCGGCCTGCGTACCGCCGACCCGGCCGCCCTCCGCCACCTGCACGCGCTGCTCCGGGCGACGGCCGGCGCCCGCCCGCACGCCCCGCCGGGCGGCTCTCCCGTGACGGTGCCCGTCGTGGCGGCCCGCGCAGGTGAACGGTGA
- the crtI gene encoding phytoene desaturase family protein, whose amino-acid sequence MKSVPGRTDHVVVIGAGLSGLSAALHLLGAGRRVTVVERGLRPGGRCGRLERGGYLIDTGPTVLTMPDLAEEAFAAVGASMAGRLDLVPLHPAYRARFADGSTLDVHTGAEAMETEIERFAGAREAAGYRRLRSWLSRLYTVQMRRFIDANFDSPLQLLHPDLARLAALGGFGRLDARIGRFLTDERVRRVFSFQSLYAGVPPARALAAYAVIAYMDTVAGVYFPRGGMHALPRAMADAAAEAGGEFRYGHEVRALERSGGRVTAVVTDAGRVPCDAVVLTADLPEAYRLLGRTPRRPLPLRRSPSAVVLHAGTSATWPEPGHHTISFGAAWHRTFHELTRTGTLMSDPSLLLTRPTATDPSLAPPGRHLHYVLAPCPNTDIGPGVHAWRGLGPRYRTALLAELDRRGFTGLDAAAEEECLVTPADWSRQGHGAGTPFSAAHTFAQTGPFRPRNLVRGTENAVLAGCGTTPGVGVPTVLVSGKLAAARVTGGASARPARVTDLGARRRPARRAEGPRTPEETP is encoded by the coding sequence GTGAAGTCCGTACCCGGCCGCACCGACCACGTCGTCGTGATCGGCGCCGGGCTGTCCGGGCTGTCCGCCGCGCTGCATCTGCTCGGCGCCGGGCGGCGGGTGACCGTGGTCGAGCGCGGGCTCCGGCCCGGCGGCCGGTGCGGCCGCCTCGAACGCGGCGGCTACCTGATCGACACCGGGCCGACCGTGCTGACCATGCCGGACCTGGCCGAGGAGGCGTTCGCCGCGGTCGGCGCCTCGATGGCCGGGCGGCTGGACCTGGTGCCCCTGCACCCCGCCTACCGCGCCCGGTTCGCCGACGGCAGCACGCTCGACGTGCACACCGGCGCGGAGGCCATGGAGACGGAGATCGAACGGTTCGCCGGGGCCCGGGAGGCCGCGGGCTACCGGCGGCTGCGCTCCTGGCTGAGCCGCCTGTACACGGTCCAGATGCGGCGCTTCATCGACGCCAACTTCGACTCGCCGCTGCAACTGCTCCACCCCGACCTGGCCCGCCTCGCGGCGCTCGGCGGCTTCGGCCGGCTCGACGCCCGGATCGGCCGGTTCCTGACCGACGAGCGGGTGCGCCGCGTCTTCTCCTTCCAGTCCCTGTACGCGGGCGTGCCGCCGGCCCGTGCGCTCGCCGCGTACGCCGTCATCGCCTACATGGACACGGTGGCCGGCGTGTACTTCCCGCGCGGCGGGATGCACGCGCTGCCCCGCGCCATGGCGGACGCCGCGGCCGAGGCGGGCGGGGAGTTCCGGTACGGGCACGAGGTGCGCGCGCTGGAACGTTCCGGCGGCCGGGTCACCGCCGTCGTCACCGACGCCGGACGCGTCCCGTGCGACGCCGTGGTGCTCACCGCCGACCTGCCCGAGGCGTACCGTCTGCTCGGCCGCACCCCGCGCCGCCCGCTGCCGCTGCGCCGCTCCCCCTCGGCCGTCGTCCTGCACGCGGGCACCTCCGCGACCTGGCCGGAACCGGGCCACCACACCATCTCGTTCGGCGCCGCCTGGCACCGTACGTTCCACGAACTGACCCGCACCGGCACGCTGATGAGCGACCCCTCACTGCTGCTGACCCGGCCGACCGCCACCGACCCGTCGCTCGCCCCGCCCGGCCGCCACCTGCACTACGTCCTCGCACCCTGCCCCAACACCGACATCGGGCCCGGCGTGCACGCCTGGCGCGGCCTCGGCCCCCGCTACCGCACCGCGCTCCTCGCCGAACTGGACCGGCGCGGCTTCACCGGTCTGGACGCGGCGGCCGAGGAGGAGTGCCTGGTCACCCCGGCGGACTGGAGCCGTCAGGGGCACGGCGCGGGCACCCCGTTCTCCGCCGCCCACACCTTCGCGCAGACCGGACCGTTCCGCCCCCGCAACCTGGTGCGCGGCACCGAGAACGCCGTACTCGCCGGGTGCGGAACCACCCCGGGCGTCGGAGTGCCCACCGTGCTGGTCTCGGGAAAGCTGGCCGCCGCGCGGGTGACCGGAGGGGCTTCCGCGAGGCCCGCCAGGGTGACCGACCTCGGCGCGCGCCGCCGCCCCGCCCGTAGGGCGGAGGGCCCCCGCACACCGGAGGAGACCCCATGA
- a CDS encoding DUF5914 domain-containing protein gives MDAPRRPAGRGRYPLSLRRRPVAWERQRPTWRDAAPGVIAGALERARSRPSGNWYAVGAARDVGRDRPLGRTVAGAEVVLWRAADGRLRGGPGACPHLGAPLKDSPVRCGTLVCHWHGLALDGGPFAGWEPYPVYDDGVLVWVRLDRAGGEEPLARPRVPRRPDTAGAVASVYTGVGRCEPEDVVANRLDPWHGAWFHPYSFVDLTVTDGPAGPEDALTVDVSFKVAGRLVVPVRAEFTAPGPRTVVMRITEGEGAGSVVETHATPLGADASGRPRTAVVEAVVAASARPGFAVARAAAPLLRPLMRATAGRLWRDDMAYAERRWELRSSGRFPG, from the coding sequence GTGGACGCTCCCCGCCGCCCCGCCGGACGCGGCCGGTACCCGCTGAGCCTGCGCCGGCGGCCCGTCGCGTGGGAGCGCCAGCGGCCCACCTGGCGGGACGCCGCGCCCGGAGTGATCGCGGGCGCGCTGGAACGTGCCAGGTCCCGGCCGTCCGGCAACTGGTACGCGGTGGGCGCCGCGCGGGACGTCGGCCGGGACCGGCCGCTGGGCCGGACCGTCGCCGGGGCGGAGGTGGTGCTGTGGCGCGCCGCCGACGGGCGGCTGCGCGGCGGCCCCGGCGCCTGCCCGCATCTGGGCGCGCCCCTGAAGGACAGTCCGGTGCGGTGCGGCACCCTCGTCTGCCACTGGCACGGACTCGCCCTGGACGGCGGCCCGTTCGCCGGGTGGGAGCCGTATCCGGTGTACGACGACGGGGTGCTGGTCTGGGTACGGCTGGACCGGGCGGGCGGTGAGGAGCCGCTGGCCAGGCCCCGTGTCCCCCGGCGCCCGGACACCGCCGGGGCCGTGGCGTCCGTGTACACCGGCGTCGGCCGCTGCGAGCCGGAGGACGTGGTCGCCAACCGGCTCGACCCGTGGCACGGCGCCTGGTTCCACCCGTACTCCTTCGTCGACCTGACCGTGACGGACGGCCCGGCGGGCCCGGAGGACGCGTTGACGGTGGATGTCTCCTTCAAGGTGGCCGGGCGTCTGGTCGTCCCGGTCCGGGCGGAGTTCACCGCGCCCGGGCCGCGCACCGTGGTCATGCGCATCACCGAGGGCGAGGGGGCGGGCTCCGTGGTGGAGACCCACGCCACGCCGCTCGGCGCGGACGCCTCCGGCCGCCCGCGCACCGCCGTCGTGGAAGCGGTCGTCGCCGCCTCCGCGCGCCCGGGGTTCGCGGTGGCCCGCGCCGCCGCTCCCCTGCTGCGGCCGCTGATGCGGGCGACGGCGGGGCGTCTGTGGCGCGACGACATGGCGTACGCGGAGCGGCGGTGGGAACTGCGCAGTTCGGGGCGCTTTCCCGGGTGA
- a CDS encoding cysteine hydrolase family protein, with translation MSSALLVMDVQRAIVDLADDGSGYLPRLRRAIDGARAADIPVIYVVIALRPGFPEVGTRNRPLAAIAQAGLFVEGAPGTEIHPEVAPRPGDVVVTKRRASAFSGSDLDVVLRARGIDSLVLTGIATSAVVLSTLCQANDLDFGLTVLPDACLDTDPELHQVLVERLFPQWADVVTVDDWVKGIAPR, from the coding sequence ATGAGCAGCGCTCTTCTAGTGATGGACGTCCAGCGGGCCATCGTGGACCTCGCCGACGACGGCTCCGGTTACCTGCCGCGCCTGCGCCGGGCGATCGACGGGGCCCGGGCGGCGGACATCCCCGTGATCTACGTGGTCATCGCGCTGCGCCCCGGCTTCCCCGAAGTCGGCACGCGGAACCGGCCGCTGGCGGCCATCGCGCAGGCCGGGCTGTTCGTGGAGGGCGCGCCGGGCACCGAGATCCACCCCGAGGTGGCGCCCCGGCCGGGCGATGTGGTGGTCACCAAGAGGCGGGCGAGCGCGTTCTCGGGCAGCGATCTCGACGTGGTGCTGCGGGCGCGCGGCATCGACAGCCTCGTCCTGACCGGCATCGCCACCAGCGCCGTGGTGCTGTCCACCCTGTGCCAGGCGAACGACCTGGACTTCGGCCTCACCGTCCTGCCCGACGCCTGCCTGGACACCGACCCGGAGCTGCACCAGGTCCTCGTCGAGCGGCTGTTCCCGCAGTGGGCGGACGTCGTCACCGTGGACGACTGGGTCAAGGGGATCGCTCCTCGGTAG
- a CDS encoding branched-chain amino acid transporter permease, producing the protein MPDTRYLLLAAAVSAAVNWTLRAVPFTVLASLRASKTLQYLSATMPSGIMVILLVYCLRDLPLPQAHAIAPLAALVATVGLHLWRRNALLSIIGGTTVHVALASTVFAS; encoded by the coding sequence ATGCCTGACACCCGCTACCTTCTGCTGGCCGCTGCGGTCTCGGCCGCCGTCAACTGGACCTTGCGCGCCGTGCCCTTTACGGTCCTGGCCTCTCTGCGCGCCAGCAAGACACTCCAGTACCTCAGCGCCACCATGCCGTCCGGCATCATGGTGATCCTGCTCGTCTACTGCCTGCGCGACCTGCCGCTGCCCCAGGCACACGCCATCGCGCCCCTCGCGGCACTGGTCGCTACCGTCGGACTGCATCTCTGGCGCCGCAACGCGCTGCTGAGCATCATCGGCGGCACCACCGTCCATGTCGCCCTGGCCAGCACGGTCTTCGCGAGCTGA
- a CDS encoding AzlC family ABC transporter permease, translating to MLPVAVSDPPRPAPTPPVRRRTEALAALKDSASVGLGLLPLGLALGVVITHAGLPRWCAPLFAAVVYAGSFEFLLVGLTVAAAPLATVALTGFMVNARHVFYALSFPLHRVQGRLGKAYSTFALTDEAYAMTTGGQARSWSGARILSLQAILQVYWVGGATVGALLGSLIPDRVTGLDFAMTALFAVLALDAVAERRGDLPTPVLALLSALAARAVLPGQMLPVAFALFTVALLVRHLATRKRPSHA from the coding sequence ATGCTTCCGGTCGCGGTGAGCGACCCCCCTCGCCCTGCCCCCACGCCCCCGGTCCGGCGGCGGACCGAAGCCCTCGCGGCCCTGAAGGACTCCGCCTCCGTCGGGCTCGGCCTGCTGCCGCTCGGCCTGGCCCTCGGGGTCGTCATCACCCACGCCGGTCTGCCCCGGTGGTGCGCCCCGCTGTTCGCCGCCGTCGTCTACGCCGGATCGTTCGAGTTCCTGCTGGTGGGCCTGACCGTCGCGGCGGCACCACTGGCCACGGTCGCCCTGACCGGCTTCATGGTCAACGCCCGGCACGTCTTCTACGCGCTGTCCTTCCCCCTGCACCGAGTACAGGGGCGCTTGGGCAAGGCGTACAGCACCTTCGCCCTGACCGACGAGGCGTACGCCATGACCACCGGCGGACAGGCCCGGTCGTGGTCCGGCGCGCGCATCCTGTCGCTCCAGGCGATCCTCCAGGTCTACTGGGTCGGCGGTGCCACCGTCGGCGCCCTGCTCGGCTCGCTGATACCCGACCGCGTCACCGGCCTGGACTTCGCCATGACCGCCCTGTTCGCCGTCCTGGCCCTGGACGCCGTCGCCGAACGCCGTGGCGACCTGCCCACCCCTGTCCTCGCGCTGCTCAGCGCGCTGGCCGCCCGCGCCGTCCTCCCCGGGCAGATGCTGCCCGTGGCGTTCGCCTTGTTCACGGTTGCACTTCTGGTCCGTCACCTCGCCACCCGCAAGAGGCCGTCACATGCCTGA
- a CDS encoding Lrp/AsnC family transcriptional regulator → MSKEISLDAVDRDILFHLRQDGRLTNVELAKRVGLTPPPCLRRLKRLEETGVITGYRAVVDPEAVGRGLEVMVDVEVSANDLKTIGILEETLSSYEEVVELRRMFGRPDYFLRVAVADHDAYSAFLTSKLTGLPGILRVESHLTMQKIKTDS, encoded by the coding sequence ATGAGCAAGGAAATCTCCCTCGATGCCGTGGACCGCGACATTTTGTTTCACCTGCGCCAGGACGGCCGACTGACGAACGTGGAACTGGCCAAGCGGGTCGGACTGACCCCGCCACCGTGCCTGCGCCGCCTCAAACGGCTGGAGGAGACCGGCGTGATCACCGGCTACCGCGCCGTGGTCGACCCCGAAGCCGTCGGCCGCGGCCTGGAGGTCATGGTCGACGTCGAGGTCTCCGCCAACGACCTGAAGACCATCGGCATACTGGAGGAGACGCTCTCCTCGTACGAGGAAGTCGTCGAGCTCCGCCGGATGTTCGGCCGCCCCGACTACTTCCTGCGCGTCGCCGTCGCCGACCACGACGCCTACAGCGCCTTCCTCACCTCCAAGCTCACCGGCCTGCCCGGCATTCTGCGCGTGGAGTCCCACCTGACGATGCAGAAGATCAAGACCGACTCCTGA
- a CDS encoding FAD-dependent oxidoreductase — MTPLPSEAVPAAARRAPTAPRRGRDRRARVVPPPPGRARITGEAPHAAVIGGGIAGLAAATGLAERGVRVTLYERELGLGGRLAGWTVRLADGSAATMTRGFHAFFRQYYNLRGLLRRADPALAALTGLPDYPLRHSSGLQDSFAHVPRTPPWSALGFAALSPTFTLREMARMNPRAALPLLDVRTPDVYERLDGVSARHLLDRIRFPEAAHHLAFEVFSRSFFADPGELSAAEMALMFHIYFLGSSEGLLFDVPGEPFPQALWEPLGRYLTGHGVTLRTGCAVESVEPGPGGAGVTVRGGHGTARHDAAVLALDVTGLRRVVAASPGLGDPEWRERVLRLRTAPPFLVSRLWLDRPVAPDRPGFLGTSGFGPLDNVSVLERWEGEAARWASRNGGSVVELHAYALGTDTARQVQQDRLIGQLQRVYPETGEAKAVDAQHEWRADCPLFPVGGYHDRPTVRTPDPAVTVAGDLVRTDLPVALMERAATTGFLAANTLLERWGVRGQTLWTVPDRGRSAVLRGLARLLGT; from the coding sequence ATGACGCCCCTCCCGAGTGAAGCCGTCCCGGCCGCCGCCCGGCGCGCCCCCACCGCGCCACGCCGGGGCCGGGACCGGCGCGCCCGGGTCGTGCCGCCCCCGCCGGGCCGGGCGAGGATCACCGGCGAGGCACCGCACGCTGCCGTGATCGGCGGCGGCATCGCCGGACTGGCCGCGGCCACCGGACTCGCCGAACGGGGCGTCCGGGTCACGCTGTACGAGCGGGAACTGGGGCTCGGCGGCCGGCTCGCCGGATGGACGGTCCGGCTCGCCGACGGCTCCGCGGCGACCATGACCCGCGGCTTCCACGCCTTCTTCCGCCAGTACTACAACCTGCGCGGACTGCTGCGGCGGGCCGATCCGGCGCTGGCCGCGCTCACCGGGCTGCCCGACTACCCGCTGCGCCACAGCAGCGGCCTCCAGGACAGCTTCGCCCACGTCCCGCGCACGCCCCCGTGGAGCGCCCTCGGCTTCGCCGCGCTCAGCCCGACGTTCACCCTGCGCGAGATGGCCCGGATGAACCCGCGCGCCGCCCTGCCGCTGCTCGACGTACGGACCCCCGACGTGTACGAGCGCCTGGACGGCGTCAGCGCGCGCCACCTGCTGGACCGCATCCGCTTTCCCGAAGCCGCGCATCACCTGGCGTTCGAAGTGTTCTCCCGCAGCTTCTTCGCCGACCCCGGGGAACTGTCGGCCGCCGAGATGGCCCTGATGTTCCACATCTACTTCCTCGGCTCCAGCGAAGGGCTGTTGTTCGACGTCCCCGGCGAGCCGTTCCCGCAGGCACTCTGGGAGCCGCTGGGACGTTATCTGACCGGGCACGGTGTCACCCTCCGGACCGGCTGTGCGGTGGAGTCCGTGGAGCCCGGCCCGGGTGGCGCGGGGGTGACGGTACGAGGCGGCCACGGCACGGCGCGCCATGACGCGGCCGTGCTCGCCCTCGACGTGACCGGGTTGCGCCGGGTGGTCGCCGCCTCACCGGGGCTGGGCGACCCGGAGTGGCGGGAGCGGGTGCTGCGGTTGCGTACCGCGCCGCCGTTCCTCGTCTCCCGGCTCTGGCTCGACCGGCCGGTGGCCCCGGACCGGCCCGGTTTCCTCGGCACCAGCGGCTTCGGCCCGCTCGACAACGTCAGCGTGCTGGAGCGCTGGGAAGGGGAGGCGGCCCGGTGGGCCTCCCGCAACGGCGGCTCGGTGGTGGAACTGCATGCGTACGCGCTCGGCACGGACACCGCCCGTCAGGTGCAGCAGGACCGGCTGATCGGCCAACTGCAGCGCGTCTACCCGGAGACGGGCGAGGCAAAGGCCGTCGACGCCCAGCACGAGTGGCGCGCCGACTGCCCTCTGTTCCCGGTGGGTGGCTACCACGACCGCCCCACCGTACGTACCCCCGACCCGGCCGTGACGGTCGCCGGCGACCTCGTACGCACCGACCTGCCGGTGGCCCTGATGGAACGCGCGGCCACCACGGGCTTCCTCGCCGCCAACACCCTCCTGGAGCGGTGGGGCGTGCGCGGCCAGACCCTGTGGACGGTCCCGGACCGCGGCCGGTCGGCGGTGCTGCGCGGACTGGCGCGACTGCTGGGCACCTGA
- a CDS encoding lycopene cyclase family protein, which produces MYDTEVAVVGGGAAGLSLAHRLCAPPPGVRCPQVTVVDAPPGPLRPPERTWCYWEGPDGEYDGVLAASWDRLRVHGADGAPLTGRPAPLRYKMMRSGAFEKLVGDRLAATPSARRVTAVVDEVRTLPGGAEVRGTTAEGEPVRLRARWVFDSRPLPALPPARTTLLQHFHGWFVRTERPEFDPATADLMDFRTPQPDHGLSFGYVLPLGPHEALVEYTEFSAAPLDEAAYHRALRHYLTAVRPLGPYRITASEQGVIPMTDARFPRAAGPGVFRIGAAGGATRPSTGYTFAAVQRQTRAVAAAFHQGRAPAPPPPHSARSRLMDAVLLRALDRGRIDGADFFTGLFRGVPMERLLRFLDGGTRLREDLSIGLHTPVLPMLRTVAELPGLRRRPYVRPARTESGAPKTAPTPAPAPNRNGPSDDAPPE; this is translated from the coding sequence GTGTACGACACGGAAGTGGCCGTCGTGGGCGGCGGCGCCGCGGGGCTCTCCCTCGCCCACCGGCTCTGCGCCCCGCCGCCCGGTGTCCGCTGCCCCCAGGTGACCGTCGTGGACGCGCCGCCCGGACCGCTCAGGCCCCCCGAACGCACCTGGTGCTACTGGGAAGGGCCGGACGGCGAGTACGACGGCGTCCTGGCGGCCTCCTGGGACCGGCTCCGCGTCCACGGGGCCGACGGAGCGCCGCTGACCGGACGCCCGGCACCGCTGCGGTACAAGATGATGCGCTCCGGCGCGTTCGAGAAACTGGTCGGTGACCGGCTCGCGGCCACCCCCTCCGCACGCCGGGTGACGGCCGTCGTGGACGAGGTGCGCACGCTGCCCGGCGGCGCCGAGGTCCGCGGGACGACGGCGGAGGGCGAACCCGTACGGCTGCGGGCCCGCTGGGTCTTCGACTCCCGGCCGCTGCCTGCCCTGCCGCCCGCCCGCACCACCCTGCTCCAGCACTTCCACGGCTGGTTCGTCCGTACCGAACGGCCCGAGTTCGACCCCGCGACCGCCGACCTGATGGACTTCCGTACCCCGCAGCCGGACCACGGGCTCTCCTTCGGCTACGTCCTCCCGCTCGGCCCGCACGAGGCGCTGGTCGAGTACACCGAGTTCTCCGCCGCCCCGCTCGACGAGGCCGCCTACCACCGTGCGCTGCGCCACTACCTCACGGCGGTCCGCCCGCTCGGCCCGTACCGGATCACCGCCTCCGAACAGGGCGTCATCCCGATGACCGATGCGCGCTTCCCCCGCGCCGCCGGGCCCGGCGTCTTCCGGATCGGCGCCGCGGGCGGCGCCACCCGGCCGTCGACCGGCTACACCTTCGCCGCCGTCCAGCGCCAGACCCGGGCCGTCGCCGCCGCCTTCCACCAGGGCCGCGCCCCGGCCCCGCCGCCCCCGCACTCCGCGCGCTCCCGGCTGATGGACGCCGTCCTGCTGCGCGCCCTCGACCGCGGACGCATCGACGGCGCCGACTTCTTCACCGGGCTGTTCCGCGGCGTACCGATGGAACGGCTGCTGCGGTTCCTGGACGGCGGCACCCGGCTGCGCGAGGACCTGTCGATCGGCCTGCACACCCCCGTCCTGCCCATGCTGCGCACCGTCGCCGAGCTGCCGGGGCTGCGCCGCCGTCCGTACGTACGCCCGGCCCGTACGGAGAGCGGTGCGCCGAAAACCGCGCCGACCCCCGCCCCGGCCCCGAACAGGAACGGACCGTCCGATGACGCCCCTCCCGAGTGA